In Strigops habroptila isolate Jane chromosome 7, bStrHab1.2.pri, whole genome shotgun sequence, the following are encoded in one genomic region:
- the TMEM129 gene encoding E3 ubiquitin-protein ligase TM129 has translation MESPAVTFTLAYVVFAVCFVFPPDEVRSAGLTVQSLLAAWLGSEDAAFVQYHLRRSTGTLLAHSLLPLGYYLGMCFAAPEKHLCFFYLASKGWKTFFFFAVLFPAVTSALAYYWSRKGWNNHPLAQTLAIYALPQSGWRAVASSINTEFRRIDKFATGAPGARVIVTDTWVIKVTTYCLHVAQQQDIHLTVTDSRQHELTPDSNMPVQFLTIRVASINPYVKAFDIRLNSTEYGELREKLHAPISNAANVVIHQSLSDLFLETFTSLVEINQTYSVPSTQELEPCIGCMQTIANIKLIKNCQEPNEGECQQCYCRPMWCLTCMGKWFASRQDQQRPETWLSSQVPCPTCRAKFCILDVCIIR, from the exons ATGGAGAGCCCGGCGGTGACCTTCACGCTGGCCTATGTGGTGTTCGCCGTATGCTTCGTCTTCCCGCCCGACGAGGTGCGCTCGGCGGGGCTGACAGTGCAGAGCCTGCTGGCCGCATGGCTGGGCAGCGAGGACGCGGCCTTCGTGCAGTACCATCTGCGGCGCAGCACCGGCACGCTGCTGGCGcactccctcctgcccctcg GTTATTACCTTGGTATGTGCTTTGCTGCACCCGaaaaacatctttgctttttctacCTGGCTTCAAAAGGAtggaaaactttcttcttcttcgCTGTTCTCTTTCCAGCAGTCACCAGCGCCCTGGCATATTACTGGTCACGGAAAGGCTGGAATAATCATCCGTTAGCGCAAACGCTCGCTATTTATGCTCTCCCACAGTCGGGTTGGAGGGCAGTAGCTTCTTCCATCAATACAGAATTTAGAAGAATTGACAAATTTGCTACCGGAGCCCCAGGAGCAAGGGTGATAGTCACGGACACATGGGTGATTAAAGTAACCACCTACTGTTTACATGttgcccagcagcaggacatTCATTTGACAGTGACAGACTCCAGACAGCACGAGCTCACCCCAGACTCAAATATGCCTGTGCAGTTCCTCACCATCCGTGTTGCCAGTATTAATCCCTACGTGAAGGCATTTGATATCCG GTTGAACTCTACAGAGTATGGGGAGCTCCGAGAAAAGCTCCATGCTCCCATCAGCAACGCAGCTAATGTTGTGATCCATCAAAGCCTTAGTGATTTATTTCTAGAAACCTTTACATCTCTGGTGGAAATTAACCAGACGTATTCGGTTCCGAGCACGCAG GAGCTGGAGCCATGCATAGGGTGTATGCAGACTATTGCTAACATCAAGCTCATCAAGAACTGCCAGGAGCCAAACGAAGGGGAGTGCCAGCAGTGCTACTGTCGTCCCATGTGGTGCCTCACCTGCATGGGCAAGTGGTTTGCGAGCCGACAGGATCAGCAGCGCCCGGAGACGTGGCTGTCAAGCCAAGTGCCTTGTCCGACTTGCCGAGccaaattttgcattttagatGTTTGCATAATCCGATGA